Proteins encoded within one genomic window of Calypte anna isolate BGI_N300 chromosome 25, bCalAnn1_v1.p, whole genome shotgun sequence:
- the INTS3 gene encoding integrator complex subunit 3 isoform X1, with protein MELQKGKGGTAGGGKLLLSTLLDAKDELEERLERCVGIVTSLTSGLSEREANDALNAHICKGTPQHEEICLGLFTLVLTEPSQAQKCYRDLALVSRDGMNIVLNKINHILMEKYLKLQDTCRTQLVWLLRELVKSGVLGADGVCMTFMKQIAGGDVTAKNIWLAENVLEILTEQREWVLKSSLLIAMAVYTYLRLIVDHHGTSQLQALRQKEVDFCISLLRERFMDCFMIGRDLVRLLQNVARIPEFEQLWKDIIHTPQVLSAQFTGVLQLLQSRTSRKFLACRLTPDMETKLLFMTSRVRFGQQKRYQDWFQRQYLSTPDSQSLRCDLIRYICGVVHPSNEVLSSDILPRWAIIGWLLTTCTSNVAASNAKLALFYDWLFFNPEKDSIMNIEPAILVMHHSMKPHPAITATLLDFMCRIIPNFYPPLEAHVRQGVFNSLTHIVEKRVLAHLAPLFDNPKLDKELRAMLREKFPEFCSSPSPPIEVKIEEPVAMEMDNHMSEKDDGCYDNAEAAFSDDEEDLNSKGKKREFRFHPIKETIVEEPVDITPFLDQLDESLKDKVLQLQKGSDTEAQCEVMQEIVDQVLEEDFDSEQLSVLASCLQELFKAHFRGEVLPEEITEESLEESVGKPLYLIFRNLCQMQEDNSGFSLLLDLLSELYQKQPKIGYHLLYYLKASKAAAGKMNLYESFAQATQLGDLHTCLMMDMKACQEDDVRLLCYLTPSIYTEFPDETLRSGELLNMIVAVIDSFQLQELVCHVMMGNLVMFRKDSVLNILIQSLDWETFEQYCTWQLFLAHNIPLETIIPILQHLKYKDHPEALSCLLLQLRREKPSEEMVKMVLSRPCHPDDQFTTSILRHWCIKHDDLLAEHIKSLLIKNNSLPRKRQSLRSSSSKLAQLTLEQILEHLDNLRLNLTNTKQNFFSQTPILQALQHVQASCDEAHKMKFSDLFSLAEEYEDSSTKPPKSRRKAPLSSPRSRKNAAQPPNNEEESASSSASEEEDTKPKPAKRKRKGSSAVGSDSD; from the exons tgCTACAGGGACTTGGCCCTGGTGAGCAGAGATGGGATGAACATTGTTCTCAACAAGATCAACCATATTCTCATGGAGAAGTACTTGAAACTGCAGGACACCTGCAGGACCCAG ctggtGTGGCTGCTGCGGGAGCTGGTGAAGagtggggtgctgggtgctgatGGTGTCTGCATGACCTTCATGAAGCAGATTGCAG GTGGGGATGTGACAGCAAAAAACATCTGGCTGGCTGAGAATGTCCTGGAGATCCTGACAGAGCAAAG AGAGTGGGTGCTGAAGAGCAGCCTCTTGATAGCCATGGCAGTGTACACCTACCTCCGGCTCATCGTGGACCATCATGGcacatcccagctccaggctctTCGTCAGAAGGAGGTGGATTTCTGCATCTCCCTCCTCCGGGAACGG ttcATGGATTGCTTCATGATCGGGCGGGACCTCGTGCGGCTGCTGCAGAACGTGGCCAGGATACCTGAGTTTGAGCAGCTCTGGAAGGACATCATCCACACCCCACAGGTCCTCAGTGCCCAGTTCACAG gtgtcctgcagctcctccagtccAGGACTTCTCGGAAATTCCTGGCTTGTCGCCTCACTCCTGACATGGAAACCAAACTGCTCTTCATGACCTCCCGG GTCCGGTTCGGTCAGCAGAAGCGGTACCAGGACTGGTTCCAGAGGCAGTACCTCTCCACCCCAGACAGCCAATCCCTTCGCTGTGACCTCATCCGGTACATCTGTGGGGTTGTCCACCCCTCCAACGAGGTGCTCAGCTCTGACATCCTCCCCCGTTGGGCCATCATTGGGTGGCTCCTCACCACCTGCACG tcCAACGTTGCTGCTTCAAACGCCAAACTGGCCTTGTTCTATGACTGGCTCTTCTTCAACCCTGAGAAGGACAGCATCATGAATATAG AACCTGCCATCCTGGTGATGCATCACTCCATGAAGCCTCACcctgccatcactgccaccCTGCTGGACTTCATGTGCCGG atCATTCCCAACTTCTACCCCCCACTGGAGGCTCACGTCAGACAAGGAGTGTTCAACTCCCTCACCCACATTGTGGAGAAACGAGTCCTGGC CCACCTGGCCCCACTCTTTGACAACCCCAAGCTGGACAAAGAGCTCCGTGCCATGTTGAGGGAGAAATTCCCGGAGTTCTGCagttccccctctccccccatcGAAG TCAAAATTGAGGAGCCCGTTGCCATGGAGATGGACAATCACATGTCAGAAAAGGATGATGGGTGCTATGACAACGCCGAGGCCGCCTTCAGCGACGACGAAGAGGATCTGAACAGCAAAG ggaagaagagggagtTCAGGTTCCATCCCATCAAAGAAACCATTGTGGAGGAGCCTGTTGATATCACACCATTCCTGGACCAGCTGGATGAGTCTCTGAAGGACAAAGTCCTGCAGCTTCAAAAGGGAAG CGACACGGAAGCTCAGTGTGAGGTCATGCAGGAAATCGTGGATCAAGTCCTGGAG gAGGACTTTGACTCGGAGCAGTTGTCAGTGTTGGCCTCCTGCCTCCAGGAGCTGTTCAAGGCTCATTTCCGAGGGGAGGTTTTGCCAGAAGAAATCACAGAGGA GTCTCTGGAGGAGTCAGTGGGGAAGCCTCTCTACCTAATATTTAG GAACCTCTGCCAGATGCAGGAGGATAACAGtggcttctccctgctgctggatcTCCTCTCAGAGCTCTACCAGAAGCAACCCAAGATTGGTTACCACCTCCTGTACTACCTAAAAGCCAG caaagctgcagcagggaagatGAACCTCTATGAGTCCTTTGCCCAGGCCACACAGCTGGGGGACCTCCACACGTGTCTAATGATGGACATGAAAGCCTGCCAGGAGGACGACGTGCGCCTGCTCTGCTACCTCACCCCTTCCATTTACACAGAG TTTCCAGATGAGACCCTACGAAGTGGAGAGCTGCTGAACATGATTGTAGCAGTCATTGACTCCTTCCAG TTGCAGGAGCTGGTGTGCCACGTGATGATGGGGAATCTCGTCATGTTCCGGAAGGATTCAGTGCTGAACATCTTGA ttCAAAGCCTGGACTGGGAGACCTTTGAGCAGTATTGCACCTGGCAGCTCTTCCTTGCCCACAACATTCCTCTGGAGACCATCATCCCCATCCTGCAGCACCTCAAATACAAAG ACCACCCCGAGGCAttgtcctgcctgctgctgcagctgaggagaGAGAA GCCCAGTGAGGAGATGGTGAAGATGGTTCTGAGCAGGCCCTGCCACCCTGATGACCAATTCACCACCAGCATCCTGAGGCACTGGTGCATCAAACACGACGACCTCCTGGCTGAGCACATCAAATCCTTGCTGATCAAGAACAACAGTCTCCCACGGAAACGCCAAAG CCTGCgcagctccagcagcaaacTGGCCCAGCTCACCCTGGAGCAGATCCTGGAGCACTTGGACAACCTGCGCCTCAACCTGACCAACACCAAACAGAACT TTTTCAGCCAAACCCCAATCCTGCAGGCACTGCAGCACGTCCAGGCCAGCTGTGATGAAGCCCACAAGATGAA GTTCAGTGACCTCTTCTCCCTGGCAGAGGAATATGAAGACTCCTCCACCAAGCCCCCCAAGAGCCGCCGCAAAGCGCCGCTCTCCAGCCCCCGCAGCCGCAAGAACGCGGCACAACCCCCCAACAACGAGGAGGAGTCAGCGTCCAGCAGCGCCTCG GAGGAAGAAGACACCAAACCCAAACCCGCCAAACGGAAACGGAAAGGATCCTCGGCCGTGGGCTCGGACAGTGACTGA
- the INTS3 gene encoding integrator complex subunit 3 isoform X4 yields MELQKGKGGTAGGGKLLLSTLLDAKDELEERLERCVGIVTSLTSGLSEREANDALNAHICKGTPQHEEICLGLFTLVLTEPSQAQKCYRDLALVSRDGMNIVLNKINHILMEKYLKLQDTCRTQLVWLLRELVKSGVLGADGVCMTFMKQIAGGDVTAKNIWLAENVLEILTEQREWVLKSSLLIAMAVYTYLRLIVDHHGTSQLQALRQKEVDFCISLLRERFMDCFMIGRDLVRLLQNVARIPEFEQLWKDIIHTPQVLSAQFTGVLQLLQSRTSRKFLACRLTPDMETKLLFMTSRVRFGQQKRYQDWFQRQYLSTPDSQSLRCDLIRYICGVVHPSNEVLSSDILPRWAIIGWLLTTCTSNVAASNAKLALFYDWLFFNPEKDSIMNIEPAILVMHHSMKPHPAITATLLDFMCRIIPNFYPPLEAHVRQGVFNSLTHIVEKRVLAHLAPLFDNPKLDKELRAMLREKFPEFCSSPSPPIEGKKREFRFHPIKETIVEEPVDITPFLDQLDESLKDKVLQLQKGSDTEAQCEVMQEIVDQVLEEDFDSEQLSVLASCLQELFKAHFRGEVLPEEITEESLEESVGKPLYLIFRNLCQMQEDNSGFSLLLDLLSELYQKQPKIGYHLLYYLKASKAAAGKMNLYESFAQATQLGDLHTCLMMDMKACQEDDVRLLCYLTPSIYTEFPDETLRSGELLNMIVAVIDSFQLQELVCHVMMGNLVMFRKDSVLNILIQSLDWETFEQYCTWQLFLAHNIPLETIIPILQHLKYKDHPEALSCLLLQLRREKPSEEMVKMVLSRPCHPDDQFTTSILRHWCIKHDDLLAEHIKSLLIKNNSLPRKRQSLRSSSSKLAQLTLEQILEHLDNLRLNLTNTKQNFFSQTPILQALQHVQASCDEAHKMKFSDLFSLAEEYEDSSTKPPKSRRKAPLSSPRSRKNAAQPPNNEEESASSSASEEEDTKPKPAKRKRKGSSAVGSDSD; encoded by the exons tgCTACAGGGACTTGGCCCTGGTGAGCAGAGATGGGATGAACATTGTTCTCAACAAGATCAACCATATTCTCATGGAGAAGTACTTGAAACTGCAGGACACCTGCAGGACCCAG ctggtGTGGCTGCTGCGGGAGCTGGTGAAGagtggggtgctgggtgctgatGGTGTCTGCATGACCTTCATGAAGCAGATTGCAG GTGGGGATGTGACAGCAAAAAACATCTGGCTGGCTGAGAATGTCCTGGAGATCCTGACAGAGCAAAG AGAGTGGGTGCTGAAGAGCAGCCTCTTGATAGCCATGGCAGTGTACACCTACCTCCGGCTCATCGTGGACCATCATGGcacatcccagctccaggctctTCGTCAGAAGGAGGTGGATTTCTGCATCTCCCTCCTCCGGGAACGG ttcATGGATTGCTTCATGATCGGGCGGGACCTCGTGCGGCTGCTGCAGAACGTGGCCAGGATACCTGAGTTTGAGCAGCTCTGGAAGGACATCATCCACACCCCACAGGTCCTCAGTGCCCAGTTCACAG gtgtcctgcagctcctccagtccAGGACTTCTCGGAAATTCCTGGCTTGTCGCCTCACTCCTGACATGGAAACCAAACTGCTCTTCATGACCTCCCGG GTCCGGTTCGGTCAGCAGAAGCGGTACCAGGACTGGTTCCAGAGGCAGTACCTCTCCACCCCAGACAGCCAATCCCTTCGCTGTGACCTCATCCGGTACATCTGTGGGGTTGTCCACCCCTCCAACGAGGTGCTCAGCTCTGACATCCTCCCCCGTTGGGCCATCATTGGGTGGCTCCTCACCACCTGCACG tcCAACGTTGCTGCTTCAAACGCCAAACTGGCCTTGTTCTATGACTGGCTCTTCTTCAACCCTGAGAAGGACAGCATCATGAATATAG AACCTGCCATCCTGGTGATGCATCACTCCATGAAGCCTCACcctgccatcactgccaccCTGCTGGACTTCATGTGCCGG atCATTCCCAACTTCTACCCCCCACTGGAGGCTCACGTCAGACAAGGAGTGTTCAACTCCCTCACCCACATTGTGGAGAAACGAGTCCTGGC CCACCTGGCCCCACTCTTTGACAACCCCAAGCTGGACAAAGAGCTCCGTGCCATGTTGAGGGAGAAATTCCCGGAGTTCTGCagttccccctctccccccatcGAAG ggaagaagagggagtTCAGGTTCCATCCCATCAAAGAAACCATTGTGGAGGAGCCTGTTGATATCACACCATTCCTGGACCAGCTGGATGAGTCTCTGAAGGACAAAGTCCTGCAGCTTCAAAAGGGAAG CGACACGGAAGCTCAGTGTGAGGTCATGCAGGAAATCGTGGATCAAGTCCTGGAG gAGGACTTTGACTCGGAGCAGTTGTCAGTGTTGGCCTCCTGCCTCCAGGAGCTGTTCAAGGCTCATTTCCGAGGGGAGGTTTTGCCAGAAGAAATCACAGAGGA GTCTCTGGAGGAGTCAGTGGGGAAGCCTCTCTACCTAATATTTAG GAACCTCTGCCAGATGCAGGAGGATAACAGtggcttctccctgctgctggatcTCCTCTCAGAGCTCTACCAGAAGCAACCCAAGATTGGTTACCACCTCCTGTACTACCTAAAAGCCAG caaagctgcagcagggaagatGAACCTCTATGAGTCCTTTGCCCAGGCCACACAGCTGGGGGACCTCCACACGTGTCTAATGATGGACATGAAAGCCTGCCAGGAGGACGACGTGCGCCTGCTCTGCTACCTCACCCCTTCCATTTACACAGAG TTTCCAGATGAGACCCTACGAAGTGGAGAGCTGCTGAACATGATTGTAGCAGTCATTGACTCCTTCCAG TTGCAGGAGCTGGTGTGCCACGTGATGATGGGGAATCTCGTCATGTTCCGGAAGGATTCAGTGCTGAACATCTTGA ttCAAAGCCTGGACTGGGAGACCTTTGAGCAGTATTGCACCTGGCAGCTCTTCCTTGCCCACAACATTCCTCTGGAGACCATCATCCCCATCCTGCAGCACCTCAAATACAAAG ACCACCCCGAGGCAttgtcctgcctgctgctgcagctgaggagaGAGAA GCCCAGTGAGGAGATGGTGAAGATGGTTCTGAGCAGGCCCTGCCACCCTGATGACCAATTCACCACCAGCATCCTGAGGCACTGGTGCATCAAACACGACGACCTCCTGGCTGAGCACATCAAATCCTTGCTGATCAAGAACAACAGTCTCCCACGGAAACGCCAAAG CCTGCgcagctccagcagcaaacTGGCCCAGCTCACCCTGGAGCAGATCCTGGAGCACTTGGACAACCTGCGCCTCAACCTGACCAACACCAAACAGAACT TTTTCAGCCAAACCCCAATCCTGCAGGCACTGCAGCACGTCCAGGCCAGCTGTGATGAAGCCCACAAGATGAA GTTCAGTGACCTCTTCTCCCTGGCAGAGGAATATGAAGACTCCTCCACCAAGCCCCCCAAGAGCCGCCGCAAAGCGCCGCTCTCCAGCCCCCGCAGCCGCAAGAACGCGGCACAACCCCCCAACAACGAGGAGGAGTCAGCGTCCAGCAGCGCCTCG GAGGAAGAAGACACCAAACCCAAACCCGCCAAACGGAAACGGAAAGGATCCTCGGCCGTGGGCTCGGACAGTGACTGA
- the INTS3 gene encoding integrator complex subunit 3 isoform X2 yields MELQKGKGGTAGGGKLLLSTLLDAKDELEERLERCVGIVTSLTSGLSEREANDALNAHICKGTPQHEEICLGLFTLVLTEPSQAQKCYRDLALVSRDGMNIVLNKINHILMEKYLKLQDTCRTQLVWLLRELVKSGVLGADGVCMTFMKQIAGGDVTAKNIWLAENVLEILTEQREWVLKSSLLIAMAVYTYLRLIVDHHGTSQLQALRQKEVDFCISLLRERFMDCFMIGRDLVRLLQNVARIPEFEQLWKDIIHTPQVLSAQFTGVLQLLQSRTSRKFLACRLTPDMETKLLFMTSRVRFGQQKRYQDWFQRQYLSTPDSQSLRCDLIRYICGVVHPSNEVLSSDILPRWAIIGWLLTTCTSNVAASNAKLALFYDWLFFNPEKDSIMNIEPAILVMHHSMKPHPAITATLLDFMCRIIPNFYPPLEAHVRQGVFNSLTHIVEKRVLAHLAPLFDNPKLDKELRAMLREKFPEFCSSPSPPIEVKIEEPVAMEMDNHMSEKDDGCYDNAEAAFSDDEEDLNSKGKKREFRFHPIKETIVEEPVDITPFLDQLDESLKDKVLQLQKGSDTEAQCEVMQEIVDQVLEEDFDSEQLSVLASCLQELFKAHFRGEVLPEEITEENLCQMQEDNSGFSLLLDLLSELYQKQPKIGYHLLYYLKASKAAAGKMNLYESFAQATQLGDLHTCLMMDMKACQEDDVRLLCYLTPSIYTEFPDETLRSGELLNMIVAVIDSFQLQELVCHVMMGNLVMFRKDSVLNILIQSLDWETFEQYCTWQLFLAHNIPLETIIPILQHLKYKDHPEALSCLLLQLRREKPSEEMVKMVLSRPCHPDDQFTTSILRHWCIKHDDLLAEHIKSLLIKNNSLPRKRQSLRSSSSKLAQLTLEQILEHLDNLRLNLTNTKQNFFSQTPILQALQHVQASCDEAHKMKFSDLFSLAEEYEDSSTKPPKSRRKAPLSSPRSRKNAAQPPNNEEESASSSASEEEDTKPKPAKRKRKGSSAVGSDSD; encoded by the exons tgCTACAGGGACTTGGCCCTGGTGAGCAGAGATGGGATGAACATTGTTCTCAACAAGATCAACCATATTCTCATGGAGAAGTACTTGAAACTGCAGGACACCTGCAGGACCCAG ctggtGTGGCTGCTGCGGGAGCTGGTGAAGagtggggtgctgggtgctgatGGTGTCTGCATGACCTTCATGAAGCAGATTGCAG GTGGGGATGTGACAGCAAAAAACATCTGGCTGGCTGAGAATGTCCTGGAGATCCTGACAGAGCAAAG AGAGTGGGTGCTGAAGAGCAGCCTCTTGATAGCCATGGCAGTGTACACCTACCTCCGGCTCATCGTGGACCATCATGGcacatcccagctccaggctctTCGTCAGAAGGAGGTGGATTTCTGCATCTCCCTCCTCCGGGAACGG ttcATGGATTGCTTCATGATCGGGCGGGACCTCGTGCGGCTGCTGCAGAACGTGGCCAGGATACCTGAGTTTGAGCAGCTCTGGAAGGACATCATCCACACCCCACAGGTCCTCAGTGCCCAGTTCACAG gtgtcctgcagctcctccagtccAGGACTTCTCGGAAATTCCTGGCTTGTCGCCTCACTCCTGACATGGAAACCAAACTGCTCTTCATGACCTCCCGG GTCCGGTTCGGTCAGCAGAAGCGGTACCAGGACTGGTTCCAGAGGCAGTACCTCTCCACCCCAGACAGCCAATCCCTTCGCTGTGACCTCATCCGGTACATCTGTGGGGTTGTCCACCCCTCCAACGAGGTGCTCAGCTCTGACATCCTCCCCCGTTGGGCCATCATTGGGTGGCTCCTCACCACCTGCACG tcCAACGTTGCTGCTTCAAACGCCAAACTGGCCTTGTTCTATGACTGGCTCTTCTTCAACCCTGAGAAGGACAGCATCATGAATATAG AACCTGCCATCCTGGTGATGCATCACTCCATGAAGCCTCACcctgccatcactgccaccCTGCTGGACTTCATGTGCCGG atCATTCCCAACTTCTACCCCCCACTGGAGGCTCACGTCAGACAAGGAGTGTTCAACTCCCTCACCCACATTGTGGAGAAACGAGTCCTGGC CCACCTGGCCCCACTCTTTGACAACCCCAAGCTGGACAAAGAGCTCCGTGCCATGTTGAGGGAGAAATTCCCGGAGTTCTGCagttccccctctccccccatcGAAG TCAAAATTGAGGAGCCCGTTGCCATGGAGATGGACAATCACATGTCAGAAAAGGATGATGGGTGCTATGACAACGCCGAGGCCGCCTTCAGCGACGACGAAGAGGATCTGAACAGCAAAG ggaagaagagggagtTCAGGTTCCATCCCATCAAAGAAACCATTGTGGAGGAGCCTGTTGATATCACACCATTCCTGGACCAGCTGGATGAGTCTCTGAAGGACAAAGTCCTGCAGCTTCAAAAGGGAAG CGACACGGAAGCTCAGTGTGAGGTCATGCAGGAAATCGTGGATCAAGTCCTGGAG gAGGACTTTGACTCGGAGCAGTTGTCAGTGTTGGCCTCCTGCCTCCAGGAGCTGTTCAAGGCTCATTTCCGAGGGGAGGTTTTGCCAGAAGAAATCACAGAGGA GAACCTCTGCCAGATGCAGGAGGATAACAGtggcttctccctgctgctggatcTCCTCTCAGAGCTCTACCAGAAGCAACCCAAGATTGGTTACCACCTCCTGTACTACCTAAAAGCCAG caaagctgcagcagggaagatGAACCTCTATGAGTCCTTTGCCCAGGCCACACAGCTGGGGGACCTCCACACGTGTCTAATGATGGACATGAAAGCCTGCCAGGAGGACGACGTGCGCCTGCTCTGCTACCTCACCCCTTCCATTTACACAGAG TTTCCAGATGAGACCCTACGAAGTGGAGAGCTGCTGAACATGATTGTAGCAGTCATTGACTCCTTCCAG TTGCAGGAGCTGGTGTGCCACGTGATGATGGGGAATCTCGTCATGTTCCGGAAGGATTCAGTGCTGAACATCTTGA ttCAAAGCCTGGACTGGGAGACCTTTGAGCAGTATTGCACCTGGCAGCTCTTCCTTGCCCACAACATTCCTCTGGAGACCATCATCCCCATCCTGCAGCACCTCAAATACAAAG ACCACCCCGAGGCAttgtcctgcctgctgctgcagctgaggagaGAGAA GCCCAGTGAGGAGATGGTGAAGATGGTTCTGAGCAGGCCCTGCCACCCTGATGACCAATTCACCACCAGCATCCTGAGGCACTGGTGCATCAAACACGACGACCTCCTGGCTGAGCACATCAAATCCTTGCTGATCAAGAACAACAGTCTCCCACGGAAACGCCAAAG CCTGCgcagctccagcagcaaacTGGCCCAGCTCACCCTGGAGCAGATCCTGGAGCACTTGGACAACCTGCGCCTCAACCTGACCAACACCAAACAGAACT TTTTCAGCCAAACCCCAATCCTGCAGGCACTGCAGCACGTCCAGGCCAGCTGTGATGAAGCCCACAAGATGAA GTTCAGTGACCTCTTCTCCCTGGCAGAGGAATATGAAGACTCCTCCACCAAGCCCCCCAAGAGCCGCCGCAAAGCGCCGCTCTCCAGCCCCCGCAGCCGCAAGAACGCGGCACAACCCCCCAACAACGAGGAGGAGTCAGCGTCCAGCAGCGCCTCG GAGGAAGAAGACACCAAACCCAAACCCGCCAAACGGAAACGGAAAGGATCCTCGGCCGTGGGCTCGGACAGTGACTGA